One segment of Purpureocillium takamizusanense chromosome 7, complete sequence DNA contains the following:
- a CDS encoding uncharacterized protein (COG:S~EggNog:ENOG503P4I8~SECRETED:SignalP(1-30~SECRETED:cutsite=STA-AK~SECRETED:prob=0.4436)), which produces MYPLGITKAPGLTSFLLLLLLFSASFSSTAAKVIVINVGQGGRFAFSPDNIKAAPGDHVEFHFFGEHTAVSAAFSKPCSPASTSGGGGFFSGDMKNKGIFTITVNNTDPTFFYCAIDGHCQAGMVGVINEGPVDKLPAFKSAAAKTDSSSAPTAAGPYGGTNGPAPNSGGSSSSSSSASSASTSAAAGQTTTKATTSGTGSGTSAASPTTTSSSGSQHGGAGQQLTGAVAGVGGLALVVAALVAA; this is translated from the exons ATGTACCCCCTGGGCATCACCAAGGCCCCCGGCCTGacctccttcctcctcctcctcctcctcttctccgcGTCCTTttcctccaccgccgcaaaggtcatcgtcatcaatGTCGGCCAGGGTGGACGCTTCGCCTTCTCGCCCGACAACATCAAGGCCGCGCCCGGCGACCACGTCGAGTTCCACTTCTTCGGCGAGCACAcggccgtctccgccgccttcagCAAGCCCTGCAGCCCAGCCTcgaccagcggcggcggcggcttcttttCCGGCGACATGAAGAACAAG GGCATCTTCACCATCACCGTCAACAACACGGACCCCACCTTCTTCTACTGCGCCATCGATGGCCACTGCCAGGCCGGCATggtcggcgtcatcaacgAGGGCCCCGTCGACAAGCTCCCCGCCTTcaagtccgccgccgcaaagaccgacagcagcagcgccccgaccgccgccggcccctaCGGCGGCACGAACGGTCCCGCACCTAACAGTGGCGGctcttcctcttcatcaTCCTCTGCCTCATCCGCAtccaccagcgccgctgccggtcagacgacgacgaaggcgacgacgagcggcacGGGCTCCGGCacgtccgccgcctcgcccaccactaccagcagcagcggcagccagcacggcggtgccggccagcagctgaCCGGTGCCGTCGCTGGGGTCGGTGGGCTCGCCTTAGTGGTCGCTGCGTTGGTCGCCGCGTAG